In a genomic window of Telopea speciosissima isolate NSW1024214 ecotype Mountain lineage chromosome 5, Tspe_v1, whole genome shotgun sequence:
- the LOC122661846 gene encoding scarecrow-like protein 15 → MRSPFTSTQRDNQPPKQPQLSCNTTTTTTTTNHNPSFINTASCYEPTSVLDVRRSPSPVTGAPDSVLSFPAVPAVSLDDPSLHWDDPLLHHLPLLQSEDWDSITWGFGEKDDSASMSSQNPNPPHVSPSDSCFPVSSVEHPDFNASAVFSSNRNPSFDSNHDFDCVQLDQLIRAAECFELTQLQLVQGILERLSQRLHSPDGKPLQRAAFYFKEALQSLLTGSNRTSYSSTSATFHKIRAYKAFCEISPIVPFANFSTTQTLLETLNGASFMHAIDFEIGLGLQWASFMQELANRSKDYNLHLPALRVTAVVPEESIIEAELIKDNLYQLADELGIRFQIAFLSVRNFETAMFNAVRFVEGETIAVNLSPAILGHLASPDSISRFFCLLRRIAPQIVLFVDTEGWREAGPPSFRRNFINGLELYSSLLESLDAANTRGLDFVWLIERYLLRPNIFTAVAAARNRLPTSSWWELFAAAGLSPVPFSEFTESQAECLVRRAQARGFHVAKRQTSILLCWHDRELLATSAWRC, encoded by the coding sequence ATGAGATCTCCCTTCACCAGCACCCAGCGTGACAACCAACCCCCAAAACAACCCCAGCTCTCctgcaacaccaccaccaccaccaccaccaccaaccatAATCCCAGCTTCATTAACACTGCTTCCTGCTACGAACCCACTTCCGTTCTCGACGTCCGTCGCAGTCCAAGCCCAGTTACGGGTGCACCTGATTCAGTTCTATCTTTTCCGGCGGTTCCGGCCGTCTCTTTGGACGACCCTTCTCTCCACTGGGACGACCCTTTACTGCATCATCTTCCGCTGTTGCAATCTGAGGATTGGGATTCCATTACGTGGGGTTTCGGCGAAAAAGACGATTCTGCTTCCATGTCTTCCCAAAACCCCAACCCCCCTCACGTCTCACCGTCTGACTCCTGTTTCCCTGTTTCTTCGGTTGAGCATCCTGATTTTAATGCCTCTGCTGTGTTCTCTTCCAATCGAAATCCGAGTTTTGATTCGAACCACGACTTCGATTGTGTACAGTTGGATCAGCTCATTAGAGCTGCTGAATGCTTCGAATTAACGCAGTTGCAGCTTGTTCAGGGGATATTGGAGCGGCTCAGTCAACGTCTGCATTCACCCGATGGAAAGCCACTCCAAAGGGCTGCCTTTTACTTCAAAGAAGCCCTTCAGTCGCTTCTCACCGGCTCCAATCGAACTTCGTATTCATCTACTTCAGCAACATTTCATAAGATTAGAGCTTACAAGGCCTTCTGCGAGATATCTCCCATCGTTCCGTTCGCTAATTTCAGCACTACTCAAACGCTCCTTGAGACTCTGAACGGAGCAAGTTTCATGCATGCCATAGACTTCGAGATTGGTCTCGGACTTCAATGGGCGTCGTTCATGCAAGAGCTTGCGAACAGGTCGAAAGACTATAACCTTCATCTACCGGCACTCCGAGTTACTGCTGTTGTACCAGAAGAATCAATAATTGAAGCGGAACTCATCAAGGACAACCTTTATCAGTTGGCAGACGAACTCGGAATCCGTTTCCAGATAGCATTCCTGAGCGTTCGTAATTTCGAAACGGCAATGTTCAATGCGGTCAGGTTCGTCGAAGGTGAGACGATCGCTGTCAATCTTTCGCCGGCTATTCTCGGACATCTCGCTTCGCCGGATTCCATCTCTCGATTCTTCTGTCTTCTCCGGCGTATCGCACCCCAAATCGTCCTGTTCGTTGATACAGAGGGATGGAGAGAAGCAGGACCTCCTTCGTTTCGCCGGAACTTCATCAACGGTCTTGAATTGTACTCTTCGTTGCTGGAATCGCTCGACGCAGCTAACACCCGTGGCCTTGATTTCGTGTGGTTAATCGAGAGGTATCTTCTGCGGCCCAATATTTTCACGGCGGTTGCTGCGGCAAGAAATCGCTTGCCCACGTCGTCGTGGTGGGAACTGTTCGCCGCAGCTGGGTTGTCTCCGGTGCCGTTCAGTGAGTTCACAGAGTCTCAGGCCGAGTGTCTGGTGCGAAGGGCCCAAGCCAGGGGTTTCCATGTGGCGAAACGACAGACCTCGATTCTGCTGTGTTGGCACGATAGAGAGCTGCTCGCCACGTCAGCTTGGAGGTGTTAG